From a region of the Calonectris borealis chromosome 2, bCalBor7.hap1.2, whole genome shotgun sequence genome:
- the RARRES2 gene encoding retinoic acid receptor responder protein 2, translated as MRFPLALCLALVALAAASQSPLQRRVVKEVLEYFHGRSNVQFLFKEQAVEGAVEREDPSGTFVQLRVSLVQTACGKRAPRRQNCRTLENRRKPACLACYKFDRGDVPKVLDKYQNCGPSHHLAVKEIKHRDEAECRAVEEAGKPSDALYLPGMYAFSKGLPA; from the exons ATGAGGTTCCCGCTAGCCCTCTGCCTGGCCTTGGTGGCCCTGGCTGCCGCCAGCCAGTCCCCGCTGCAGCGGCGGGTGGTGAAGGAGGTGCTGGAGTATTTCCACGGCCGCAGCAACGTCCAGTTCCTCTTCAAGGAGCAGGCGGTGGAAGGGGCTGTCGAGCGG gaaGACCCCTCGGGGACGTTCGTCCAGCTGCGGGTCAGCCTGGTGCAGACGGCCTGCGGGAAGAGGGCACCGCGGCGGCAGAACTGCAGGACCCTGGAGAACCGG AGGAAGCCGGCCTGCCTGGCTTGCTACAAGTTTGACCGCGGCGATGTCCCCAAGGTGCTGGACAAGTACCAGAACTGCGGCCCCAGCCATCACCTGGCGGTGAAG GAGATCAAACACCGAGACGAGGCCGAGTGCAGGGCGGTGGAGGAGGCCGGCAAGCCGTCGGACGCGCTTTACCTCCCCGGCATGTACGCCTTCTCCAAGGGGCTGCCGGCCTAG
- the LRRC61 gene encoding leucine-rich repeat-containing protein 61, which produces MEGRGEAGEEEEEEEEEAGGVRITPQLLKASTGEFALESILLLRLRGRGIAHLGCLGDCANLEWLDLSGNAIAQLGPLAALKSLAVLNLARNRVASLEPLGSCRNLQSLNVAGNRLSSLQQLRCLTGLRRLESLRLRDPLARLANPLCAAPAYRAALADMFPGLKAIDGERVSGRGSELYQLCRDLDSSLGRGVGTGAGTEPPHAAQPWVEAGFWEPRPPRRSSIMEEAYKQFGEVLQECRELSRRADDTIAQAERALSGRPDPNSYVF; this is translated from the coding sequence atggaggggcgcggggaggcgggcgaggaggaggaggaggaggaggaggaggcggggggggtgCGGATCACCCCCCAGCTGCTGAAGGCCAGCACCGGGGAGTTCGCCCTGGAGTCCAtcctgctgctgcggctgcggggccgcggcatCGCCCACCTGGGCTGCCTGGGCGACTGCGCCAACCTGGAGTGGCTGGACCTCTCCGGCAACGCCATCGCCCAGCTGGGGCCGCTGGCCGCCCTCAAGTCCCTCGCCGTCCTCAACCTCGCCCGTAACCGCGTGGCCAGCCTGGAGCCGCTGGGCTCCTGCCGCAACCTCCAGAGCCTCAACGTCGCCGGTAACCGGCtgagcagcctgcagcagctgcgcTGCCTGACGGGGCTGCGGCGCCTGGAGAGCCTGCGCCTGCGCGACCCCCTCGCCCGCCTCGCCAACCCCCTCTGCGCCGCCCCGGCTTACCGCGCCGCCTTGGCGGACATGTTCCCCGGTCTCAAAGCCATCGACGGTGAGCGGGTGTCCGGCCGCGGCAGCGAGCTCTACCAGCTCTGCCGGGATCTCGACAGCTCGCTGGGGCGCGGCGTCGGCACCGGTGCCGGTACCGAACCGCCCCACGCGGCTCAGCCCTGGGTGGAGGCGGGTTTCTgggagccgcggccgccccggcgcagCTCCATCATGGAGGAGGCCTACAAGCAGTTCGGGGAGGTGCTGCAGGAGTGCCGGGAGCTGAGCCGCCGCGCCGACGACACCATCGCCCAGGCGGAGCGGGCGCTGAGTGGCCGCCCCGACCCCAACTCCTACGTCTTCTGA